The genomic window AGCTCATTGCGATGGCCCCTACTACTACACTGAAGGCGAAGGCATCGAGTATGAGACCTTTTACACTGTCCACCTTTACCTCAACGACTCAAAGGAACACAACCCTGAGTCGGATCTTGAAGGCGGCGCGACCTCTTTTCTAGAGATGAGAGGCGACAACAGGCTTGACGTGAACCCCAAGCAAGGCAGCGTACTCATCTTCCAGCACAAGGGTCTCTATCACGAGGGAGCAACGGTTCTCAAGGGTACAAAGTACACCATGAGAACCGACATTCTCTACAAATGGGTTCCTGACAATGAAGAAACACCAGAAGGCAAAGATGATTAAGACGATGATGGGACGTGGAATAGGCTAGATTGTAATTAGACGCGTGCAGGCGCAATATCCGTATTCATATCTACCGCTGCTTAGGcattttcttctcctccataGCTTCAATATCCTTCTTCTTATGGAAATGCGGTGCCAGCTCCGAAAGCCACCGGGGCTCGATCGGCATCACGCTACGCATGTACTCCTTCGTCGTCTGCACAAGCTCAAAAtacaccaccatcttctccgGCGGATCAATGGCCATCAACACGCTGCTCGGGTGGATCCACACTGTTGTGTTGTTCTTGACCGTCCTGTAGCTGTCGCCGCTCTTCTGTAGTCGGGCCGCGTTGGGGAAGAAGCCAGCTGTGATGGCTCTCTTGATGGGACGGAGGTTGGACGCTCCACAAGTAGAGGGGGCAACTTCGACACGTTCGCAGAGCTTGGCCAGTTGATCACGGACATCGCGTGCTCGAGTCAAGGACCGTTGCTGCAAAAAGTTCTCCTTTGACCAGACAGGAGAGAAATCACTGTCCACCCACTGGTTCCACACGTTGAGAAGTGTAATGTGGTCGCCTCCATCCTTGACCGTAAACCGGTTGCGAGCGCTGTCTGCGTGAATCTTCTTATCCTTGGGTCGGAAGAAGAGCGCTGAAGCCTCGCCAAGCATCGAGACGATAGACAGAACCTCCTCTACACATCCCTCCTTGTCTGCAGCCagcacagccttggcgagcATGGGGTCGGTAGGGAATTCGGCCATCTGACGACCTAGCTTGGTCAACTCTCCACGGTGATTCAACGCCTGCAGGGCAAACAGCTGATTCAACGCCCCAATCAGGGCTTCGGTAGGCGGAGGGTCCATGAACTCAAACTCGAGCAGCTCGTTGATGCCTAGCGACTTCAGCTGAAGCACGACGCCGTTCAGGTTGGTTCGCTGAATCTCAGGGGTTGTTGACTCATCCATTTCGTTCATGTAAGCAAACTTAGTGTACAGCCTGAAGCACTTTCCAGGTCCGACACGTCCAGCTCGACCACTCCGCTGATTGGCAGAGGCTCGCGAGCAAGGAACAACGACCAAGTTGGACATGCCGGTCGCAGGGTTATAAACGTTCTCTTTGACGTAGCCGGGGTCAATGACATAGACGATACCATCAATGGTCAAACTGGTCTCGGCAATGTTGGTAGCCAAGACAACCTTGCGAGCTCCCTCTGGTGTCGGCTCAAAGATCTTTGACTGAAGTTCTGATGGCAGGTTGGCGTAGATGGGACAGATgacaagctccttgatgcgACTTCCAAGCTTCTTTGCTGTTTCCGCAATCTCTTGCTCGGCCGCCTCAATCTCATCTTGACCCGTCAGGAAGATCAAGATGTCGCCCTTGCCTTGTGTGGTATGGATCTGGAACGTTGTCGTAATCGCAGCAGCCAGATAGTTGGCCTCAGGGGCAGGTGTATAGTAAATGTCCACAGGGTATCGTCGACCGGGAATATTAAAGATGGGCGCGTCGTCAAAGTACTGCGCAAACTTCTCGGCGTTCATGGTGGCTGAAGAAATCAGAAGCTTAAGGTCAGGTCGTTCTCGAGACAAATCCTTGACCAGCGCCAGCAAGATGTCAGTGTGCACCGTCCGTTCGTGCGCCTCGTCGATCATCAGCGCAGAATACCCTCCAAGATCGGGCTCAGTCATGAACTCTCGAAGAAGCATACCGTCAGTCATGTACTTCAAGATGGTCTTGTCGCTGGTGCAATCCTCGAAACGAATCGTGTATCCAACTTCATTGCCGACCTTGACACCGACTTCGTCTGCAACACGAGCTGCTACACTCATGGCTGCCACTCGTCGGGGTTGTGTGCATCCCACCTTCATGCCGTTCTTGGTGTATCCCGCTTCGTGAAGATATTGCGGTAGCTGTGTCGTCTTTCCACTACCAGTCTCTCCAACAATGACTAGAACCTGGTACTgctccaacgccgccagAAATTCGTCGCGATACTGGTAAATGGGTAAACTCTTTCTCGTCTCCTGGATGGTcagagccttcttctccgctgCGTCGATTTGTGCCGCCAAGAACTGCTGCTCCTTCGTCAACTTTTGGTCATCACCCTCCATCCGTGAGTCCAGGTTCCATTGGATGTACTGTTCCTCGTCCATCACATAGTCGTAGTCCTCATTTTCTCTCTCGGCGCGCTGGATCTGCGCCTTGGCCTTCGAGGTTTGTTCTCGCTCCCACTCCTCATGCTCGGTGACGAATTTCTCCTGGCCATATTCGTCCTTTTCAACGTATCGCTTGTAGAgtgcctcctccttcttcttgcgaTCCAATTTTCCCTTTTCTGTGATGTAGTCCTCGGGCATCATATATCCATCGCGGTGGTCGTCAATCTTGAGGCGTTCCTCAGCCAGGCGCAGGATCTCCCTGTTCTTGGCAAATTCcgccttttccttctccgaCAGTCGCACGCCGCTCCTCAACTCAGCCGTCTCCTCGGCGACCTGCTTCCGTAGAAGGGCAAGACGTTCTGCCTCTCGCTTCTTGAGGTATTCCTGTCGCGATCGTTCGCGGATATCGGGAAGCGCCTTGTTTCGTGCCTCAGCATCCTCGGCGAGTTTCCTCCTCGATGATTCTCCCTCTCTTTCGCCGTGTTTCGATCTCTTGTCGTCCTTTTCTTTCAGTCGCTTCGCGAAAGCTTCGCGCTCTTCAATGTCCTTCCTCCGCGCCAACTCCTCCTTTGCGCCGTCGGAAAGGTCCTCTTCCTTTGGCTCATCATGACTCAGCTTCACCCTCTTGCTAGCCGACTCCTCAaattcctcctcctcctcctcaggctcGGAGGAAGGTGGCTCCTCGTCTCCCCATCgatcgtcaaagtcggcctTGTCATCGCGTCGTCGGTACTGCTTAGATCGGCTGTGGTGTGATGAAGATCCTCGACCGGGAGACCTCGAGCGACTGCGATCGCGACGTGACCTAGAGTGTCGGGACGAGGATTTGTCGTCTCGGTCGCGATGTCGATGCCtgtgcttcttctccttggagaCTTTTTGAGGgccgacctcatcctcatccataGGGAGGAGAGCGTACTTTTTTGAGCTCATGATGACTGTGTGATGAGCTTCACCGTGATAAAAGTACAAAAAGAATCGTCAACTTTATACCTGGAATCGGTGAAATTCCAAGTAGACCAAGCTGAAGGCAGAAGATACAGCCCCAGGCAGAACAAGCTCCATCGCGACGCAGTTGGCTGACGTCCAGGCCCAAGAATTTAGTTGCAGGATAATCCGATAATTAATCCGATCCTCCAATCACCATCCTCCGATAAAGCGCCACATGCAGGGGTGGCTGATCGATAAGCCCGATAGCGTTCCCGAAAGAGGTAGTACCTTGCCTGGAACTGGAGGCAAACGAAGCATTGATAACACGCTGGTATTTCTAAGTCGATTTCTTTGTTCTCCGGTCCTTGGTCATCTTCTCGCCTCTCGCTCCCGCCACGTCGCTTCTGTGGTTTTCGCTCTttcatcgtcgaggtcgcCTTCGAAGCTGCTTTCTTTAAACTTTTTAAACGCTTCATTTATTGCGCACACGACGGCGCAATGTTGCTCCACGGAGCGGCCATCTTGGTCCTATTAGCTCTGGTCCAGCTCGCTGTATGCGCCGAGGACTACTACAAGGCAAGacatctcgaggagctcaccAGACATTCAGAACTAACAGATCTCTAGATTCTCGGTGTTGACCGATCAGCTTCAAACAAGCAATTGAAACAAGCATATCGCCAACTGTCAAAGAAGTTCCACCCTGACAAGAATCCGTATGCCCCTCCATAACCCCCCTCCGCCTCGATGCCATACTAACCTCCCTCAAGCGGTGACAACACAGCGCACGACAAGTTCGTCGAGGTTTCAGAAGCCTACGATGTCCTAAGCGACGAAGAGACACGCAAAGTATACGACAAATGGGGCCACGATGGTGTCCAGCAGCACCGtcaaggcggcggcggcggtggaggcCACGACCCCTTCGACCTCTTCAGCCGCTTCTTCGGTGGCCACGGCCACTCGGGACGAGCCTCTAGCGAACCTCGAGGCCACAACGTCGAGGTCCGAGTCGAGATCTCCCTCCGCGACTTCTACAACGGCGCTACGACCGAGTTTGCCTGGAACAAGCAGCACATCTGCGAGCACTGTGAGGGTACAGGCAGCGCCGACGGCCAGGTTGATTCTTGCAATGTCTGCGGCGGTCACGGCGTCCGAACCATCAAGAGACAGCTCGCGCCGGGCATGTTCCAGCAGATGCGCATGAAGTGCGACGCCTGTGGTGGCAGGGGCAAGACTATCAAGCACAAGTGCCCCGTCTGTCAAGGCCAGCGCGTCGAGAGAAAGGCTACAAACGTACAGCTAAACATCCAGCGTGGGGCCGGCCGCGACTCCCGCGTAGTATACGAGAATGAGGCAGACGAGAGCCCCGACTGGGTCCCTGGCGACTTGATCGTGACGCTCACTGAGCAGGCACCCTCACACGAGAACAACCCCGACAAGGTCGACGGCGTCTTCTTCCGCCGCAAGGGCAATGATCTATACTGGACCGAACTCCTCTCCCTCCGCGAAGCCTGGATGGGTGGCTGGACCCGCAACCTGACCCATCTCGACGCACACGTCGTCCGTCTACAACGTCCCCGCGGTCAAGTCGTCCAGCCCGGCCACATCGAGACGGTAGTCGGCGAGGGTATGCCCATCTGGCACGAGGATGGTGACAGCGTCTACCACAAGACCGAGTTTGGCAACCTATACGTCGAGTACAAGGTAGTGCTTCCGGACCAGATGGACACAAGCATGGAGAGCGACTTCTGGGGTCTGTGGGAGAAGTGGAGGGCAAAGAACGGTGTCGACCTACAAGCCGATAGTGGAAGGACAGCACAACCTCAGCGAGATGAGTTATGATGAGAGCTGGGTGGGATGGCGTAGAGGGTGGGGAGTTGAATCATTTCAAGAGGAGGCCATGTCCTATACATTGTAGATATCAAGGGATACCAACACATGCATTTCGTTTCAAATTCAAAGTCATTCAAGTCACAGTTGATCCAACGTGATAGAAGTACTTCAATCATGCATATAAACACACATCATCAGTTAATCTATATATCGGCCGTTAGATATACGTAGTCGTTACATCGTGTCGTCAAGTTCGACCCAACCCAGAAACTATCAGCCATGTCCAGCCAAAGAAATCGTTACCGAGTCAAGAAACGTATTCACAGTCATTAAGTCGTCAATCCGAatgcctcctcgtccttctgcGCCTCCTATCATGATGACGCCCGTCCTCAATCGCCTTGCTCTCATCAGCTCCCTGCAATCCACCTAAAACTTCTCCCagcaagccaagccaactgCGTTTGCCTTCTAGCACCCCAGTGACACCACGAACGAGCCGGTCCACAGATTCACCGTCAGTTCCAGCAACTTGCCACGCGCCCTTGACGTTCATGTCACCACGATTCCTAGGTCGGTATTCGAAATCTCCCCTGCGACTCTTCCATCCACGGTTGCGGGTGGAACGCCCATCCAACGGCTCACCACGTCGATCAAATCGATCAGGCAATATCTCGACGGTATCATCTGAGCTAGATCCATCgcctcgaggttgatgttTGCGACCAGTATCAGAGTTGtctgacgaagaggatgatgaggaagatgaacGCCGGTGACGTGAGCGTGTTCGTGAGCGTGGCTTGAAAGGCACAAGGGCGTGAAGCTGATCAAAAGCAAGTTGCTCTTGTttctccttttcctccttggccGCCGCTTCCGCACGGTGCCTCTTCATTGTCATTGAGCTTTTGGGCGACAACGGAATAAAGGTCACCGACTTGGCTACGCGGGACTCCGCCTCAGAGTCTATATCTGTTAAAGAGTCAGCCTTTGTTCGTTCTCGGACACCAACTTCCTCCGTAGTACGGCTTAACGCACCCTCGTCTAACCCTCGCAAGCCGAGGTCGTGGATAGGGTCACTCACATTGTCAGGCGGCAGAGGACCACCTGTTCGAGGAGGCCctggcggaggagggggcCCAGGGGGCCccggcggcggtggtggcggaTTGTAAGAGGCAGGGGGTCCGGTGGACAAACCCCTGGGAGGCcctggaggtggtggtggtggataGCCAGTATAGTCTTGTGGAACATATGGCTGATAGTCGCTAGAAGGGTTCGGGAATCGTGTGAAGGGAGCTCCGccaggtggaggagaaggatcaGGGGGATAAGGAGGATAGCCTGCACCACCAGATGCCATGGGTGGTGAGCGGGTTCGATCATCAAAGGCGTCAGCGTCGGAACCTAGTCAATAATTGTCAGTCAAGACTGTCATCTCCCAAAGGGGACTGCTCACGTTTCCTGGAGCGGCTTCGGGATCGGGATGGAGACCTGGCAGCTCGATCACGACGCTCTCGAGATGCCTCTCTCTCACGCTCCCTCTCGCGCTCCCGTTCTAGCTCCAGCCGACGTTCCCTTGACCTTTgctccctcttctctctatccttcttctccttgtacTCCTTGATACCAATCGctgcagcaccagcagctgCCATTTCTCCTAGCCGGCTTCTACTCCTTTTCTTGCTGCGGTCCGACGCAGATGATGATACCGAGCGGCTCCGGTTGCGTCGTCTGCGTCGTCTACGTCTCGCCTCCGCCTCGGATTCGTAACCTCGCGACGCAGGGCGGGGCGGCTGCGTTGCGAGGGGATCGGTGCCGTATTCAACTACGGGGCCTAGCTCAGGATCAGTCCCGCGCTCTGAACGAATGGATCTGGCCATGGAcctgctccggctccggctaCGGCTCTTCGAGGGGCGCCGTCGGTAGTActcatcgtcgctgctgTCAGAGCTGTCATCacccttcttgtccttgtggTGCTTCCACATGGAGTGTGCCGCCTTGGCCGCTACCGCGGCACCAGCGATCTCGGCGCCCCTACGAAGCCTGGACTTGCTGCGGGAGCGGCTTCCAGATCGGCTGCGCGAGCTGCTGCTTGaccggctgctgctgcggccgCGGGACTTGGACCTATTGCGGAGATGCTTGGCCattccagcagcagcaacggtGCCCAAGGCCGCCTTGGCTGCAGTCGAGAGACTGCGGCGTCGGCTACCGCGGCTAGTGCTCTttgttgtggttgtggttcTCCGGATAATTGATCGAGAACGAGAGCGGGAGTAGTCATCGCCAGAGTAGTAGCCACGGCTACGACGACGGCTTCTGCCTCGGTGcgcctcttccttctcaatCTTGTTGGACTGGTAATACTtggcagctccagcagcgGCAAGGGCTACAGCAGCAAGCCCGAGACCCTGCTTGAGGCGGGAGTGACGGTCAGGAGAGTGATCATCGTCATGCCATCGGTCCTCATAAGCGCTGCGAGCTCGTCGTAGGGCTTCGGTGCCGAGAGCTCCaagagcagctccagcaatCACCTTGCGCCCACGATGCTCTGGCAGGTCACCATAGGAATCACGGCGGCTGTTGAGGAATGCTGTgacaccagcaccagcgagGGCACCCTCGGCGAGGTATCTCTTGTGATGAGGGCTCTCGCTGCGCTCGCGACGGCGCACAACTGTGCGTCGCACATAgtagtcgtcgtcgtcgctgtaGTGATCGTACTCACGGCGCCGCCGATCATATCGCTCAATGGCGTAATCCTTGTGTCGGGAATCCCGACGCTCGTGACGGTAATAATACTCCTCTTCCTGAGGGCGAGCCGGAACTTGCACCTCCCTCCTGATAATCTGACGTTGAGGTTCTTTTTCACGGATCACTACCACGCCAGGATCTTGACGGGGGGGCGGCGATACGATGACAGGGGCCGGGGGAGGGGCTTCCTGGACGATGATCTTTTGCGGCTCAGGAGCGCGCTGTCGAATGACGACGGGGGCaggaggcggcggaggaTCATAGGGGGTGTAATATTCTGTCTCCTTGCGGTATCGCTCGACTTCGCAGCCGTGAGTATCGTCGACGTGCTCTTCAACCCGCTTCTCGATGCGGTactcgccgtcgtcgcgACGCTCGATGCGCTTCTCAACTCTGACGTCATCCTCAAAAGGTGGGCCATCAAACCGGGAACGTCGCTCCCAGTCGCGATCCATTTCCTTCTCAAAAGTGGTCGTACGGGGTCGCTCAGCTACAGCTACGGGCGCAGGCGTGGGAGCTGCGGAAACAGGTGCAGGCGGAGGAACGGGCATCGGTGGTGGAGGATAAGTCTCTCTCTCGATCTCTTTCTCGTAAACGTAGGATCTCGGGGCCTGGTCCCGGCCACGATCCTCATAGTGACTGGCGTGAGAAGGGGCTCCAGCATAGGACTCGAAAGCAGAGCGAGGGCGGTCCGCGGCATAGGAACGACGGTCTTCCTCGAGCAGGTCACCCGAGGTGCGACCATAATGGGAGGCGCGGGAGCGTCCATCGTCAAACTCGGATACTCGTTCGGTTCGATCAGTCCTACTAGGTGTGACCTTGTA from Fusarium keratoplasticum isolate Fu6.1 chromosome 10, whole genome shotgun sequence includes these protein-coding regions:
- a CDS encoding Pre-mRNA-splicing factor ATP-dependent RNA helicase-like protein cdc28, whose translation is MSSKKYALLPMDEDEVGPQKVSKEKKHRHRHRDRDDKSSSRHSRSRRDRSRSRSPGRGSSSHHSRSKQYRRRDDKADFDDRWGDEEPPSSEPEEEEEEFEESASKRVKLSHDEPKEEDLSDGAKEELARRKDIEEREAFAKRLKEKDDKRSKHGEREGESSRRKLAEDAEARNKALPDIRERSRQEYLKKREAERLALLRKQVAEETAELRSGVRLSEKEKAEFAKNREILRLAEERLKIDDHRDGYMMPEDYITEKGKLDRKKKEEALYKRYVEKDEYGQEKFVTEHEEWEREQTSKAKAQIQRAERENEDYDYVMDEEQYIQWNLDSRMEGDDQKLTKEQQFLAAQIDAAEKKALTIQETRKSLPIYQYRDEFLAALEQYQVLVIVGETGSGKTTQLPQYLHEAGYTKNGMKVGCTQPRRVAAMSVAARVADEVGVKVGNEVGYTIRFEDCTSDKTILKYMTDGMLLREFMTEPDLGGYSALMIDEAHERTVHTDILLALVKDLSRERPDLKLLISSATMNAEKFAQYFDDAPIFNIPGRRYPVDIYYTPAPEANYLAAAITTTFQIHTTQGKGDILIFLTGQDEIEAAEQEIAETAKKLGSRIKELVICPIYANLPSELQSKIFEPTPEGARKVVLATNIAETSLTIDGIVYVIDPGYVKENVYNPATGMSNLVVVPCSRASANQRSGRAGRVGPGKCFRLYTKFAYMNEMDESTTPEIQRTNLNGVVLQLKSLGINELLEFEFMDPPPTEALIGALNQLFALQALNHRGELTKLGRQMAEFPTDPMLAKAVLAADKEGCVEEVLSIVSMLGEASALFFRPKDKKIHADSARNRFTVKDGGDHITLLNVWNQWVDSDFSPVWSKENFLQQRSLTRARDVRDQLAKLCERVEVAPSTCGASNLRPIKRAITAGFFPNAARLQKSGDSYRTVKNNTTVWIHPSSVLMAIDPPEKMVVYFELVQTTKEYMRSVMPIEPRWLSELAPHFHKKKDIEAMEEKKMPKQR